The Sesamum indicum cultivar Zhongzhi No. 13 linkage group LG2, S_indicum_v1.0, whole genome shotgun sequence genome contains a region encoding:
- the LOC105156302 gene encoding uncharacterized protein LOC105156302, with product MPATSMAAAQHSREIICKKRRSWCSFLTACFGRAQERWETDTASEYVEKLVKVKRKKSGLVRTISISRTTTSVTSPSYVTGSSGNVAMEKSRQLRPTPPHQVIMANKIDDQILEKRNTLQSGSTRHSQNNNTIQTSQSNTTTKSSDSVPPPQPRRTREKPTAVVDGGRKGKTAKFDSKIGAVITTVTLIVMLIWGKACAVVCMAAWFYLIPRYYNEELMKLTNSSNDGDFDSWDYKKRVILRGLLDRNRHVRGKILTQIEFDRT from the exons ATGCCTGCAACCTCCATGGCTGCTGCTCAACATAGCAGAGAGATCATATGCAAGAAACGCCGCAGCTGGTGCTCCTTTCTCACGGCTTGTTTCGGGCGTGCTCAAGAACGATGGGAGACGGATACCGCGAGTGAATATGTTGAAAAATTGGTCAAAGTTAAGAGGAAAAAATCGGGTTTGGTCAGAACTATTTCGATCAGCCGTACAACAACGTCTGTGACGTCGCCATCTTATGTGACTGGTTCGAGTGGAAACGTTGCGATGGAGAAGAGTAGGCAGCTTAGGCCTACTCCACCCCATCAAGTGATCATGGCTAATAAG ATAGATGACCAAATACTTGAGAAAAGGAACACACTCCAGTCAGGTTCAACAAGACACTCCCAGAACAACAATACAATCCAGACAAGTCAGAGCAACACCACAACAAAGTCGTCGGACTCAGTACCTCCGCCACAGCCACGGCGGACGAGAGAGAAACCAACGGCCGTCGTCGACGGCGGCAGAAAGGGCAAAACAGCCAAATTTGACTCAAAGATTGGAGCAGTGATCACAACAGTGACATTAATAGTAATGTTGATTTGGGGCAAGGCGTGTGCAGTTGTGTGCATGGCTGCCTGGTTTTACCTCATCCCTCGTTATTACAATGAAGAACTGATGAAATTGACAAATAGTTCAAATGATGGTGATTTTGATTCCTGGGATTACAAGAAAAGGGTCATTTTGCGAGGATTGCTAGACAGGAATCGGCACGTTCGTGgaaaaattctaactcaaatcGAATTTGATCGAACTTGA